The following proteins are co-located in the Clostridiales bacterium genome:
- a CDS encoding flavodoxin, with protein MEAIDLLGYDKVIIGGSIYAGKIRKPAMRFCSDNLDILKNKKLGLFICGIADGDDARKQLESAFPKELLAVAVAKESFGGECNYDKMNFMERFILKKITGSNVSQSRIAEDNITRFANQMKNA; from the coding sequence CTGGAAGCGATTGATCTCTTGGGATATGATAAGGTCATCATCGGCGGTTCGATCTATGCTGGGAAAATCCGAAAGCCAGCAATGCGTTTCTGTTCAGATAATCTCGATATCCTTAAAAATAAAAAGTTGGGACTTTTCATCTGTGGAATAGCAGACGGAGACGATGCACGGAAGCAGCTTGAGTCCGCGTTCCCCAAGGAACTACTGGCCGTTGCTGTTGCAAAGGAATCTTTCGGGGGCGAATGCAATTATGATAAGATGAATTTCATGGAGAGATTTATCCTAAAAAAGATAACCGGCTCCAATGTAAGTCAGTCGCGAATCGCTGAGGACAATATCACACGCTTTGCTAATCAGATGAAAAATGCCTGA
- a CDS encoding DUF1851 domain-containing protein has translation MEMAIPLFTTAMGDLLVWEDQYLLLLNYRKHEVNVLAKNFKFFLNDIFDDYYLKVAMDWLPYPDAMKKYGIPDFDECFGYVPLLGLGGTEKVEHFLFQVIQVISMSGGRKRWNTGFLMRTIVWLL, from the coding sequence ATGGAAATGGCCATTCCCTTATTTACAACAGCCATGGGTGATCTTCTGGTTTGGGAAGACCAATATTTGTTGTTGCTCAATTACAGAAAACATGAAGTAAATGTGCTTGCAAAAAATTTTAAATTCTTTCTGAACGATATCTTTGATGACTATTACTTGAAGGTTGCCATGGATTGGCTTCCCTATCCTGATGCGATGAAAAAATATGGAATCCCTGATTTTGATGAATGCTTCGGATATGTTCCACTTCTTGGATTAGGGGGTACAGAAAAAGTTGAACATTTTTTATTTCAAGTTATTCAGGTCATCTCAATGTCAGGCGGGAGAAAAAGATGGAATACCGGGTTTTTAATGAGAACAATTGTTTGGCTATTGTAA